Within the Miscanthus floridulus cultivar M001 chromosome 2, ASM1932011v1, whole genome shotgun sequence genome, the region CCCGCTGTAGCGCTCTCCCGCGCCTAGGCTGTAACCTAGGCCTAGGCCGGCATTTCTTCATCCCGCTTCGTCCTGCTCGGCCTCCGTGAGCCGTCGGATCCTATCCGACGGTCGTCCGCGCTGCTCAGACGAACAAAACTACGCGATGCGCCGCTGCCCCGAACCCTAAACCTCATTTCCTCCCTCTCGTTTCTCTCTCTACGCCACGTCGAGAAAACGAGAGTAGCAGAGCGGCGCCGCCGCTGGTCCCCTCACCGACGAGCGTGCTCTCCCTAGGCTAAGTGTGCCACCGTCGAGCAGTCTAGGTGATGGTGCCCTATTCCCCCATACGCGCTGTGGTGGGGCTCTTCCCTAAACCCTAGCTCCTCCCCTCTATCCTTAGTACAACAGACGTCGGAGAAGAAGAGTGCGGCGCCGCCGCGGGTCCCCTCGTCGGACCGCGCATTCCCTAGTGGGTGAGCATGCTGTCGTCGAGCGGTCCTATGTCGGCGCCCTGCGCCCACGCGCCGGCAACCCAGCGTCGAGCGGTGGCTCGGCTTGTTCTGCCCGTGCGATGGCGGGTTTCTTCCCGTGCGACggcggtgatgacggtggcgggAAAAACCGGGTAGGTCCTCCCCTTCTTTGTCCGTTCGCTTTCTAGGGTTtgtgttagggttagggtttgatctGAATCGAATCGAATCACCTCCTTCTTTCTTTCTGAGGTGGAAGATGGTGGTGCCGTCGTGGATCCCTTCGTCGGAGCTCGCGTGCGTCCGTCATGCGGCTCCGTCGAATGGTCTCACAGCAGTGCCCTTATGCCGGAGTCTGCGCGCACCGTCGAAGCGGCTCTAGGTGACTTCCCGCGCGGCGTCGAGGCAACGACCGACGGTGgtgatttagggttagggtttcaattcGATTCAGAAAACGAATCCTCTCCTACTTTCTTTTCACTTTTTTACCCTgatctagatctacacactagaaAAACCTGGATCTGATACCATTGATGGAACTGACAGTACTTCTAGACGTAGATTAGTGGGTAATACTTAGCTTAGATGAGGGGACTTGCTGTTATACCTCGCCTCGAGTATCCAGCCACACCCATGGTGTCGGCGACGAAATAGTAGCAGTGCAGACCCGGTCTGGTGGCAACGGCGAAGGCGATGGCGCTTTCCGTTGCTTACAGCTCGCTCTTCTAAATCGGACTAGGGCTAGGATATGGTGGGGCGCTGGCGGCTACGGTGAACCTCGTTTGTCAAGCCCCAGCCCTCACCTCCTATTTGTTGCGTTGTGCGACAGGGACCCATCAGCCAATAGAAAGACTAAATGCCCCTGATCAAAACGTGAATCAAGGCCCAATTGACCGTGGTGGAAATCAACCTTAGAGTTAGTACTCCCAGAAAAGCAGGCACCAGGCCGGGGACCAACTCAAGAAGCTGGTATTACGCAGATAAGCCAAATGGCTTGAGGCCACTCGCTTCCAGACAATGAGACAAGATAAGATAAGGCCAGGACACTGGAAAACGCAAACGGGAGGGCAAGGCACACACTGACGAGTGACGACTGACCTAGCACCAGCTCGATCAAGATGGTTTCGCTATGCCATCCTATTCGGATCCGAGCATGCGGGGACACCGCGACGAGGAGGAATGCTGCAGCGAAGGTCCTCTGCTCTGTGCAGCaaacgccgccgccaccgccgccggcccaGAGCACGATCAAGGTACTCCATCACTGTGCATGGTCTGTGTTCTTGGTCAAAGCTAGCCGGCTTCTCTCACTGCCACCGCTAGCTTCCTCCTAAGGGCAGGGCCTGCTGCTGGTGTGCAGGTTGTTATCGTTGGGGCCACGAAAGAGATCGGGAGGACGGCCGTTCTTGCGGTGAACAAGGCTAGGGGGATGGAGCTTGCAGGGGCGATCGATTCTCAGTGCATTGGCGAGGACGCAGGACAGGTTTCTTCTTCTCACCGTTCATTCAGTTCAGCGTCCCCCTTTTATATTTATCTCATACGATCTGTAAATGCTGGCATTGTGCTTCAGATAAGTGGCATGGACGAGCCGTTGGAGATCCCTGTGCTGAACGACCTCACCATGGTTCTAGGCTCCATAGCGCAGGTACAATACAAACCTTCTTTCGGGGCTGTGCATTCCCGGGCTGCCTGCCTTCTTCAGGACATCTTTGGGCTAACTGCGCTGTCTGTTTTTCCAGTCGAGGGCAACTGGCGTGGTTGTCGATTTCAGCGAGCCTTCAGCTGTTTACGACAATGTAAAGCAGGTATGTCCATTGCCCACCTACAACATGGAAAAGGATATTTAAGCTGCATACAATGAATGGTGAGGTGCTTAAGTCCAAAGCTAAATAAACACTGCTATTTCAACCTGTATATGGTTCGGTTTCACACGCATCGTCGTAAAGTCCCACAGGGGAGTTAAGGGGCAAACTAAGTCAGGGCGTCATCAGGAGTGCATTTCAGCCATCCTGACAACGACAGAGACAAACATGAATAAATGGCATTGACGACTGAAATTAATCAGCTAATTTTTCAGGACAAAATCGACCTACTCATGTCTAGACTCTCCAGCGACTGCTTCAGATTATTCTCATGTTGGGAACTCAATATCAAATATAGTAATAGTGCTTACCTCTTTGAAATGGTTTATTATGAGCAGGCAGCGGCGTTTGGTTTAAGCAGCGTCGTCTACGTTCCAAAAATTGAGTTAGATACAGTAACTGAACTGTCAGCATTTTGCGAGAAGGCAAGCATGGTAAATTGTCACCGTCGCGCTACTTCTGAAATTTACACTGCCATTACCATCTAAGCTTGCCAAATTAATGACTTATGCTGTGGTTTCCTGATTAGGGCTGTTTGGTTGCACCAACATTATCAATTGGCTCCGTGCTCCTTCAGCAAGCTGCTATACAGGCCTCATTCCACTACAGCAACGTTGAGATTGTGGAATCAAGACCTAACCCATCGGTATGAAGTTTTTATGACAGGTTTAAACCGTTTGTTACATATTGCTAACAATATGTGCCCTGCAGCATCTCGAGCCAATCAAGGAATGaaaatgccaaaaaaaaaagtgaaaaaaaagaaagatatcAACAGTACTCAATAACTGTTGTCAACCTATGATATCAGGAATCTGCAGACTGATATACTAATTTTGACATTGACAGGATCTGCCTTCGCAAGATGCAATACAGATTGCAAATAACATATCAGATCTTGGTCAGATATACAATAGGGAAGATATGGATTCCAGTAGTCCAGTAAGTGTCGACAAAAGATAATGTGCTATTTGCAATCATACCTTCCTAGAGTGCTACAGAGACAGCATCTTTCTTTGTGTGCATTTCTAGCTATTTTTCACCTGTACATAGAATCAACTGACTGACTAGTACTTTGGAAAAGGCCAGAGGCCAACTACTTGGGGAAGATGGAGTGCGTGTGCATAGTATGGTTCTCCCTGGTCTTGTTTCCAGCACATCAATCAACTTCTCAGGCCCAGGAGAGGTACTGGTATGGCTGATATGTTTGACTGAAAAATAATACACTGAATTGACTACATTACTCGAACAACACTTTCAGATTTACACCTTACGGCATGATGTTGCAAATGTTCAATGCCTGATGCCAGGACTAATCCTGGCAATACGGAAGGTGGTACGGTTGAAGGTAAACCTGGATTCATGAGTTTTGACACAGGGTCACTTCACTCTCTCTGGTTTCCTAACAAGGCCTTTTTTTTGTGGCAGAACTTGATTTATGGGCTAGAGAAGTTCTTGTAGTGAACAAGAGTAAGTACCAATGCAAAAAAGGCAAGGCAGATATCATCTGACGTCGCAACCAAAATGACAAAGTTTTGAAAAATAAAGGCTGCACAGTATGCACACTACCTACTGAACGCAATTTTATTAAAAGGcatgggtggggggggggggggggggggggggtgggggggggggggaagatcATACATAGGAAAGGTCATGAAAAAAGGTCACATGGATATACAGCTATTGGTAGCACAAGCAAAACAATGAATGAGGTGGTCAAGAATCAGATTCGGTTCCATCGGCACATGCTGTTTAGAAGAAAGTTCCAGCGGCACTTCAAGAAAAGGAGACTACTTTGTAACCGATACTGTGTAATTCAGCTTGCGTATGGCAATGTGGAGGCCTATGCAGCCTACGTTTCTCTAGACATGGTGTCAATTCAGTGCACAAGATTGAGCTCAAGCAAATTGCATTGAAACAGCCCAGCACAAATTCCCTTTTCAGCAGAAACGGGATTTAACGACAAGACACTCCAGTCTCAACAGTAAAGTAAAGATGAGAGCATTCATGCACTGTACCATAGACAAATCCACGAACTGGTGGGACTAGCGCTGCTCCGAAGAGCTTGTCCTGCCAAAGACTTTGCGGCCGCTGCACGTCCTTTCGTCACCAGGCTCCGGTGACAACCATTCGCCGAACTCTCTCATCCCGTCAATCCGTCGCATGGTGACCATGGTGCGGCAGCACTCATGGCTCCAGTTGATAgctctggattggcgacggccgACGGGTACGTCGGATCGGCGAATCGCCGTGGGCCGATCCTAAGAACAAAAGGTAAATCTCGGATCGCGATACAAATTAGGGGCTGTTTGCAAAATACAGGGGTTTACTTGAAAACAGGTAAAGTATATTTTTCATTCAAACCTGAATCATGAAATCTGGTATCGACGGTCCGAGTGTGTCCTTTTAGGTTGAAAAAAATTTGTACGTTACCCATTTGAAAAACAACAGATCGCAATTATTAATCATGATGATGGTGCGGAATAGGGCCTATTTGCAAAATATAGGGGAATACTTCCAAAATATGAATGCGCTATTTGCAAAGTGTTTTGTCTCTGCCATGATCGACATCAAGCATAGCTGAAAAAACACTAGACTGAAACAACGACACAAATCTTTTTGCGCTAAATTTATCAGAACAAACTCCGTTCAATTAGGATACAAAAGACCCGGTTCAGAGAAAACAAAGCCTACAACATGTGCAGCAGGTCTGCCTCAGCTTCGTCTTGTTCATCTACAAACTGCACAGGTCCAAGCAGCATATACACCATCGCCAGTTCCCTCATCTGCCTGTACCTAGAAACAAGCGAGCGCCAGTCCGATGAGTCCTCCTTGGCGTCACTGCTCAGTAGGTCTTCTGGGCGCAAGTTACCGGCAGCCGGCAAATACTTGAGGTTTGAGTAATCAGCAGGATCGGAGATGTCTATCATTAAATCTGGTGAAAGCGAGCGCCCCATCACTTGGACATGGCAGACACTGTCAACGCGCAAAAAGACAACAAAGCTGTTAGTGTCGCCGAGATGATGCATATCCAAGGAAATGCTTCAGACGTGTTACAGAAAGCAAACTCTACTTTATAAGCTGCTGACAAAAAGAAATTTCACCATCAGAGATGGCATGTGTCTGCACATACACAAGCCATACATAAACCATGCTTTGacacaaggatgaagacaaaatTACAGGAAAGATTATTAAAACCACATAGAAAATGTTGTTCTGTAGACAAACTACTTTTAGGCAGCAGTGAAAATAAGTAGCACACACTCCTTTAGTTCTACTCCAGCTTGAAACTGTACATATATGCAAGctcaaaatttatataacaaattAGAAGCCCATGCGTGTTTTCTTCTTGGAACTGAATCGTGACATTGTCACTGTGTGCGAAGAGAGCCGTGAAGAAAAAACAGGTGACCAACCAACACTGACATAGAAGATTGAGAACTCACCATATGTAATACCTATCATCTATAGATTGTTTCTGTAATCTCCCAAGAAGTTCAATCTTCACTATACCACCAATGCAAAGGGCAGGGCGCGGAAGCTGGAAGGTTTGCAACACATTTTCCTAtcacaccaaaataaaatggcgtCAGTAAAGTTTCCAAATCATCCATTCAGTAAAACGAATCGGCAGAGCCGCCAGTTAAATATTAAAAAGAAAGGAGGTCCTGGGGCACTGTACAAGAAGAGTCTACGagaagagagaattccttatttgacatcaGACAAATAacccgttcctttcttggccctcaaaaaatttccgttccctatttgacaccaagttcaactttcattccttatacgacactccgttAGATTTTCCATCCATGAACCGTTAACTGCAatgtgaaaagacgattttgcccctgtgggccccgccgcccttctccctcctctcctccccttctccctcctgtcCGCGCCCGTATAAGCAGCGCACACAGCGcagtgggccccaccacccttctccctcctctcctccccttctccctcctggCCGCCGAGTCGCAGGCGTGGTGCGGCCTGGCGCGCAGCAACGAGGCCGCCGCGTCGGGCCTACGCGCCACGCTCGACGCCCTGCTCCTCcgcgccggcgtcggtggtggttGCGGTACGGCGCATCCCGTCGCCGAGGAGGGATTCGGCGAGTCCGACGGCACGGACGACGCGGAGTCGTGCTGCTTCGTGGACGCGGCCGAGGACGCGATGCCGGCCCCGGTGGTGAAGTGGGCGTGCAGGGCGTTCGGCAGAGGCGAGGCGTcggtgctgctgctgccgtgCCGGCACCTGTGCCTGTGCAAGGCGTGCGAGCTCCGGACGGACGCTTGCCCCGTCTGCTCCGGCGCCAAGAATGCGGCCATCCACATCGCGCCCAACTGATGGcgtcggctcggctcggctccggCGACCTCGCCGCCAACGCCAGTGCAGtgagagggagaagggtggtggggcccacaggagcaaaatcgtcttttcacatGGCAGTTAACGGTTCACGGAATGGAAAATCCAACAgagtgtcgtataaggaatgaaagttgaactcggtgtcaaatagggaacggaaatttttttagggccaagaaaggaacgggtcatttttctggtgtcaaataaggaattctctcctaCAAGAAAGGCTGGAGCCTAGCAATAAAACAACCGCACACAAATGAGCAACGAGAAGCAGGAGAGAAGCTCAGGTTAAAAAAGATAAAAACAACAAGAGAGGTGTTTTCCTCCTGCCGCGATCCACAGGCTTGCCTCATCTTTATTTTTCTGCAGCACTCAACAAAACGATTTCAGTCCACAGCCCCCTAGTGAATCTGCAATCTCTGAAAAATTGCGGCCCTCTTATGATTTTCCTATGCACCCAGCCTACCGAGGAAACCATGGAACACCTCTTCTTGAAGTGTGACTTCGCGCAAGCTTGCTGGCTCAGTCTTAATCTTAGTGTTGACACTGAGGTTGAACCTTTCGTCACTCTGGAATGTTTCAAACAACAATTGGGAGTCCCTTTCTACATGGAAATTATCATActaatgagctagagcatttgggTCGCAAGGAATGACCACACCTTTCAAGGGATTCTGCTGTCTATATCAAACTGTTGGGTTTTCTTCAAGAAAGAGTTTGCTCTGGTTATCCATAGAGTGAAGAATTAttttcccttttatagaagaatggCAAGAGCACCAATTGTGATCTTTTGTaccttctttgtctcttttttTGTCTCCTAAATTCTGTTACTTTGACACAACTTTTTTTCCTTGTCTTATTAATATAAATATTAACCAGTACGGGGCTACCCCTCctgtttcttcaaaaaaaaaaaaatgcggCCCTGTTCCAAATCTTGTCGACAGAGTAGGAAAATTCTATGGTTTGGCCACCCTTGAGCTTCCGGTCTATCAGAAGTGCATATTTGATTCTGAATTGCGACCCACCTAAAGAATTTCAGTTGTAACCGAGGAGAGAGAAATACAATGCTTGGATATTCAGTACCAAGCCCCGTTTGTCTAGACTATTCGACCAGTGAGATACTTATACTACTGTACAAAACAAAATGATAGACAAGCCACAACACCAACTTGTGGACTGAATTGTCATTTTCTTATTCTGCAATGGTGCATTAgtgctaaataattttaaacctaaGCTGTTCCATCTTTGAAAGTGAATACAATAATGACCGGAAGGTTCAGATTTCTATTCAAAACTGTAGTAAAACCAATCATAGCACTTGCCTATCTTGCACAGGGGATGAATGAAGaatgatatctctagtagtaTATTCCAAACAGATCGCTAAAATTCTCAAAAGTGTGCTGAGGAATGAACTGATAACGATAGGACCTAATAAAGTATAGCTTTACTGTGTCGGATATCATCTTAAAAGAATCTGCTGGTGGGTAGAACAGTCAACAAGAGAGGGGAAGAAGGCAAGAGAGAAGCGTTTAACTAGCCTGAAGCATAGGAAACTCTGGCGACGTGTATGTCCACGTGTAGTTTTCATCAGCGATAGCTGTCAGGTTCTCATTCTCAGCCGAAACAAAAGTCTCTGTTCCAGGATAAAGCTTGGAATGACCCAGCCGGATTCTCACCGCCTTGGAAGAGTAAATCGGATGGCCATGCTGAAAAGCAGCTGGCAGAAGAAAAACGAAACAAAAACAAGCAATGAAATTCACATGATCAGTCTCCCTGAAATGCAATGCAAACCTACCTAATTGTAGGGCATGCATTCGAAACTTCCCGACAGCCTAAATCAGTGGCATGCCCTGCCACGCACCTTTGTACGGGCGCACCCTGATCTCATCAATCAGGCAGAGATCAGAGGAGAGCCTGTAGGTCAAGCTCTCGGGGGCGTCGGGGTCGTCCTTGCCGCCGCTGGACCAGTACGAGTGGCGGTGGTTCACCCATTCATGCGGCACAAGCGTGTTCTCCATGGTCTCGTCGGGGAagaagtcggtgctggaggcgCCGACGCAGCGCATGATGAGGTCCATGGCGGGCTTGGCGGAGACGAGCGCGCCGAGGAGGTAGGAGTAGGCCGCGTGCTCCCCCTCGCGGGCCCTGCACTCAGCGTCCTGGCTGGACTCGGACGCGgacgcggcgggcggcggcgaccGGGTCACCACGACCGCGCGGGTGAAGCTGGCGGCCTCCGGGCATATCCACCGACACAGGCGCTTGCTGAATCCGTTCTCGATCACTGCATGAGAAGGGGAAAAACAGCGGAGGCGTCGAGCTCAGCGACCGGCCCAACAACAGGACAATAACAGGGAATTGGGGAGCAGGAAGCGTACCGAATCGGCGCCAGGAGCGGGAGACGGCGGCGACGCGGGCGAGGTCGGCGGGGTCGTCGAGGAGATGGAAGACGGTGGTGGATGTGTCGGGGCCGAGCCAGTCGAGGAAGTCCCAGCCGCCGCTGTCCTCCTCCGTCTCCATCGGGCGCATCGGTCGACTTGGAAGCCGATGCCACAGGACAGGCGGAGCAGGTTGTTGCGCGCGGGCGGCCGCGGTCGGAGAGGGCCTGCTGGACGGTTTGGTCAGATCTGCGTGCCCTGTGCCGTGTGCCGGGGGCGGGGGCCGGGAGtggggtggaggaggggagggcggtgGAGGGAGGAAGGGAAAGGAGGCGACGGACGGACGGGACGCGAAGTGGGCGAACCGACGGAACCGAGTTCCGGGGCGCCGCTCCTTTGCGTGGCCGCTTTTGGTTGCCTGCGCCGGGGGACGGGCGGGCGGTCTCGCGTCGCTTGTGTTTTCTGGCGCTTTCCGGGGGACGGACGCGGGCGCGGGTGGTGGGTGAGGGACGAGGGCCCCGCGGCTTTCGTGCGCGCCGCGGGCGGGGGGTGGCAAATCTGTGGCTGGGTGTCGGTGTCGTTGTCCGTGGCATGTACGGGGTGTGGTCACACGTCTCGCGTGCTGTTCGAGCCCTGGCGTGACGGTCCGGCCCGCGCG harbors:
- the LOC136535805 gene encoding dihydrodipicolinate reductase-like protein CRR1, chloroplastic; this encodes MVSLCHPIRIRACGDTATRRNAAAKVLCSVQQTPPPPPPAQSTIKVVIVGATKEIGRTAVLAVNKARGMELAGAIDSQCIGEDAGQISGMDEPLEIPVLNDLTMVLGSIAQSRATGVVVDFSEPSAVYDNVKQAAAFGLSSVVYVPKIELDTVTELSAFCEKASMGCLVAPTLSIGSVLLQQAAIQASFHYSNVEIVESRPNPSDLPSQDAIQIANNISDLGQIYNREDMDSSSPARGQLLGEDGVRVHSMVLPGLVSSTSINFSGPGEIYTLRHDVANVQCLMPGLILAIRKVVRLKNLIYGLEKFL
- the LOC136535806 gene encoding F-box protein At4g00755-like, with the translated sequence MRPMETEEDSGGWDFLDWLGPDTSTTVFHLLDDPADLARVAAVSRSWRRFVIENGFSKRLCRWICPEAASFTRAVVVTRSPPPAASASESSQDAECRAREGEHAAYSYLLGALVSAKPAMDLIMRCVGASSTDFFPDETMENTLVPHEWVNHRHSYWSSGGKDDPDAPESLTYRLSSDLCLIDEIRVRPYKAAFQHGHPIYSSKAVRIRLGHSKLYPGTETFVSAENENLTAIADENYTWTYTSPEFPMLQENVLQTFQLPRPALCIGGIVKIELLGRLQKQSIDDRYYICVCHVQVMGRSLSPDLMIDISDPADYSNLKYLPAAGNLRPEDLLSSDAKEDSSDWRSLVSRYRQMRELAMVYMLLGPVQFVDEQDEAEADLLHML